In one window of Chryseobacterium sp. JV274 DNA:
- a CDS encoding ArnT family glycosyltransferase has product MKKDYWILLLFIIAKFALQYSLISSEYELHRDEYLHLDQANHLAWGYLSVPPVNSWLAWIIKMLGNSIFWIKFFPALFGALTIVLTWKVVEELKGSLFAKILASLGVLFSVLLRVNMLFQPTSLEIFLWLFLYYALIKYFNSEKVKWIYIGAVIFGIGILNKYNIAFSLLGLIPALLLTEQRKIFMQSHVYLAALLALIIIFPNLLWQYQNHFPVIHHMKELSEKQLVHVDRMGFMKSQLLFFIGVVFVIIAGWGALLLYKPFDKFRFFFWSYIITIALFLFFKAKDYYAIGLYPVYIAFGSVFLGHLFEKGRKRFLKPVSILIPVLLFLPLYNVAFPNRSPGYIESHPQQYKKFGLLRWEDGKDHPLPQDFADMQGWKELAQKVDKEYSRLSKSGNTMVLCDNYGQAGAINYYSKAGIVAMSFHADYINWIDVSKKYKNVIRVKDAPEAGKELKESGSFFEVAKLKDSIANPYARERGTAIFSLQGAKIDINKRIQDEIDETKNEWK; this is encoded by the coding sequence ATGAAAAAAGACTATTGGATTCTTTTACTTTTTATCATTGCAAAGTTTGCTCTCCAATATTCACTGATAAGCTCTGAGTATGAACTTCACAGAGATGAATATCTGCATCTCGATCAGGCGAATCATCTCGCATGGGGATATCTCTCTGTTCCTCCGGTAAATTCCTGGCTGGCCTGGATAATTAAAATGCTTGGAAATTCCATATTTTGGATTAAATTTTTTCCAGCCCTGTTTGGAGCTTTGACAATTGTGCTGACATGGAAAGTTGTTGAAGAACTCAAGGGAAGTTTGTTTGCTAAAATACTGGCTTCTTTGGGAGTATTATTTTCAGTACTTCTTCGGGTAAATATGCTGTTTCAGCCTACATCTTTAGAAATTTTTCTGTGGTTGTTCCTTTATTATGCTTTGATTAAATATTTTAATTCGGAAAAAGTAAAATGGATTTATATTGGAGCTGTCATTTTTGGAATAGGAATATTAAATAAATACAATATTGCTTTTTCATTATTAGGGCTTATTCCTGCATTATTGCTGACAGAGCAAAGGAAGATTTTTATGCAGTCTCATGTGTATTTGGCCGCACTTTTAGCTTTAATCATTATTTTTCCTAACCTTCTCTGGCAGTATCAGAATCATTTTCCGGTCATTCATCATATGAAAGAACTTTCTGAAAAACAGCTTGTGCATGTAGATAGAATGGGTTTTATGAAATCTCAGCTATTATTCTTCATTGGAGTTGTTTTTGTAATTATTGCAGGCTGGGGAGCATTGTTATTGTATAAGCCTTTCGATAAATTCAGATTTTTCTTTTGGAGCTATATCATCACAATTGCTTTGTTTTTGTTTTTTAAAGCAAAAGATTATTATGCAATTGGACTCTATCCGGTGTACATTGCTTTTGGATCCGTTTTTCTTGGTCATCTATTTGAAAAAGGGAGGAAGAGATTCCTGAAACCCGTCAGCATCCTTATTCCTGTACTTTTATTTCTTCCTTTATATAATGTAGCCTTTCCCAATAGAAGTCCCGGATATATTGAATCTCATCCGCAGCAGTACAAAAAATTCGGACTGCTTCGCTGGGAAGATGGAAAAGACCATCCTTTGCCACAGGATTTTGCCGATATGCAGGGTTGGAAAGAATTGGCTCAGAAAGTAGATAAAGAATATTCCCGTCTGTCAAAGTCAGGAAATACCATGGTGCTGTGTGATAATTATGGCCAGGCAGGAGCAATTAATTATTATTCAAAAGCGGGTATTGTGGCGATGTCATTTCATGCAGATTATATCAATTGGATAGATGTAAGCAAAAAATATAAAAATGTTATCAGGGTCAAAGATGCTCCCGAAGCAGGAAAAGAGCTTAAGGAATCCGGTTCTTTTTTTGAAGTTGCAAAATTAAAGGATTCTATTGCCAATCCATATGCAAGAGAAAGAGGAACGGCAATTTTCAGCTTACAGGGAGCAAAAATAGATATCAATAAAAGAATTCAGGATGAAATTGATGAGACAAAAAATGAATGGAAGTAG
- a CDS encoding ribonucleotide-diphosphate reductase subunit beta produces MGIFDKRVSYKPFEYPEVLQFVEAINKSFWVHSEVDFTADVQDFHSQLEPHEKHAVKNALLAIAQIEVSVKTFWGNLYNHLPKPEFNGLGSTFAECEFRHSEAYSRLLEVLGYNDEFLNVIEIPAVKGRIEFLGNALKHANSATPKEYVSALLLFSILVENVSLFSQFAIILSFTRFKGFMKNVSNIIAWTSVDEQIHANAGIYLINKIREEQPDLLTDSDIEDIYTLVDESIAREGDILSWIFELGEIDNVSKEDLLNFMKYRVDDSLKKINMKTRYNITPEQYKPMVWFEEEVFANSLDDFFAKRPVDYTKHDKSITANDLF; encoded by the coding sequence ATGGGAATTTTTGATAAAAGAGTAAGCTATAAGCCATTTGAATACCCGGAGGTTCTTCAATTTGTAGAGGCAATCAACAAATCGTTCTGGGTGCATTCGGAAGTGGACTTTACTGCAGATGTTCAGGATTTTCATTCGCAGTTGGAACCACATGAAAAGCACGCTGTGAAAAATGCGCTGTTAGCCATTGCACAGATCGAGGTGTCTGTAAAGACATTCTGGGGGAATTTATACAACCACCTTCCAAAGCCGGAATTCAATGGATTAGGATCTACTTTTGCAGAATGCGAGTTTCGTCATTCTGAAGCATATTCCCGATTATTAGAGGTATTAGGATATAATGACGAATTCCTTAACGTTATCGAAATTCCTGCTGTAAAAGGAAGAATCGAGTTTTTAGGAAATGCTTTAAAGCATGCGAATTCTGCTACTCCGAAAGAATATGTTTCTGCTTTATTGTTATTCAGTATTTTAGTGGAAAATGTTTCTCTTTTCTCGCAGTTTGCCATCATCCTTTCTTTTACAAGATTCAAAGGGTTCATGAAAAATGTTTCCAATATTATTGCATGGACTTCAGTAGATGAACAAATTCACGCGAATGCAGGAATCTATCTGATCAACAAAATCCGTGAGGAACAACCTGACTTATTAACAGACAGCGATATTGAAGATATCTACACCTTGGTAGACGAGTCTATCGCAAGAGAAGGAGATATTCTTAGCTGGATCTTTGAATTAGGAGAAATCGACAATGTTTCTAAGGAAGACCTGTTAAACTTCATGAAATACCGTGTGGATGACAGTTTGAAGAAAATCAACATGAAAACAAGATACAACATCACCCCTGAACAATACAAGCCAATGGTATGGTTCGAGGAGGAAGTTTTTGCCAATTCATTAGATGATTTCTTTGCAAAAAGACCTGTAGACTATACGAAGCACGATAAGAGTATTACAGCAAACGATTTGTTTTAA
- a CDS encoding ABC transporter permease — MNIIFKKDTWQEIYYSLRNNKLRTFLTMIGVGWGMFLYVSLLGAAKGMENGFDKLFSGFATNSIFLWAQKTSIPYEGFPKGREVHLNLNDMEMLKRKVTAIDYISPQNARGSFTGTPGEAMSRNGKNGTYSLTGDYSVGNKISEKKLIFGRYINDADVSGNKNVVVIGEEIYKNFFDAKKKENPIGKSINIKGLFFNVIGVFRVKKGGGFENDQTAFIPLSTYTKMYNAGEQIDMFAIVSKPNANVNSVEEDVKQVLKTKNKVSPEDTNAFGSFNLGKEFKKLTGFLTGMQLLTIIVGTLTILAGVIAISNILLITVKERTKEIGIRRALGAKPSEVRNQILLESVVITLSSGLLGFMSGIFVLMILNAVTQGQDSFPFYNPTVNYGNVFAAMAVMVILGLIIGMIPAQRAVKIRPIEALRTE, encoded by the coding sequence GTGAATATCATATTTAAAAAAGATACTTGGCAGGAGATCTATTACTCACTGAGGAATAATAAACTCCGAACATTTCTTACCATGATTGGCGTAGGATGGGGGATGTTTTTGTATGTAAGCCTTCTTGGAGCAGCAAAAGGGATGGAGAATGGTTTTGATAAATTATTTTCCGGTTTTGCTACCAATTCAATATTCCTGTGGGCACAGAAAACATCTATTCCTTATGAAGGATTTCCTAAAGGTCGTGAAGTTCACCTGAACTTAAACGATATGGAAATGCTGAAAAGAAAAGTAACTGCCATAGATTATATATCGCCGCAAAATGCAAGAGGAAGCTTTACCGGAACACCAGGGGAAGCGATGTCTAGAAACGGGAAGAATGGAACGTATTCGCTTACCGGAGACTACTCTGTGGGAAATAAAATTTCAGAAAAGAAACTGATCTTCGGACGTTATATCAATGATGCCGATGTTTCAGGAAATAAAAATGTAGTGGTTATAGGAGAAGAAATTTACAAAAACTTCTTTGATGCCAAGAAAAAAGAAAACCCAATTGGAAAATCAATCAATATTAAAGGGTTGTTCTTTAATGTAATCGGAGTTTTCCGGGTAAAAAAAGGAGGCGGATTTGAAAATGACCAAACAGCTTTCATCCCACTTTCTACCTATACAAAAATGTATAATGCAGGAGAGCAGATAGACATGTTTGCAATTGTAAGTAAGCCTAATGCCAATGTAAATTCCGTAGAAGAAGATGTAAAGCAGGTGTTGAAAACAAAAAATAAAGTTTCACCTGAAGATACCAATGCTTTCGGGAGTTTCAACCTCGGAAAAGAGTTTAAAAAACTGACAGGTTTCCTTACGGGAATGCAGTTATTAACAATCATTGTGGGGACACTGACAATCCTTGCCGGAGTAATTGCTATTTCAAACATCCTTTTGATTACGGTAAAAGAAAGAACCAAAGAAATCGGGATCAGAAGAGCATTGGGAGCAAAACCGTCAGAAGTAAGAAATCAGATCTTACTTGAAAGTGTTGTGATTACGCTTTCCTCGGGATTGCTAGGTTTTATGTCTGGGATTTTTGTGCTGATGATTCTCAATGCCGTTACACAGGGACAGGATTCGTTTCCATTCTATAATCCGACAGTCAACTATGGAAACGTATTTGCTGCGATGGCCGTAATGGTGATTTTAGGACTGATAATCGGGATGATCCCCGCGCAGAGAGCCGTAAAAATTAGACCTATTGAAGCATTAAGAACAGAATAA
- a CDS encoding ABC transporter ATP-binding protein, with protein sequence MLVIQDLNKSYDTGKSKLHVLKGINLNISEGEFVSIMGSSGSGKSTLLNIIGILDEKDSGTYELDGVPIEHLSEVKAAEYRSKFLGFIFQSFNLINYKTALENVALPLYYQNVPRKERNLKAMEYLEKVGLAQWANHLPSELSGGQKQRVAIARALITNPKVVLADEPTGALDSKTTHDIMKLLQDINNEGKTIIVVTHEPDVAAQTKRNVILKDGIIESDEFIKQIVL encoded by the coding sequence ATGTTAGTAATTCAGGATTTAAATAAGTCATACGATACAGGGAAAAGCAAACTTCATGTTCTCAAAGGAATTAATCTGAATATTTCTGAGGGCGAGTTTGTTTCTATTATGGGAAGTTCCGGTTCCGGAAAATCTACACTTCTTAATATTATTGGTATTCTGGATGAAAAAGATTCAGGAACCTATGAATTAGATGGAGTTCCTATTGAACATTTGTCAGAAGTAAAAGCTGCAGAATACAGAAGTAAGTTTTTGGGATTTATTTTTCAGTCTTTTAACCTTATCAATTATAAAACAGCTTTGGAAAATGTAGCACTTCCTCTTTACTATCAGAATGTACCGAGAAAAGAGCGAAATCTGAAAGCTATGGAATATCTGGAGAAAGTAGGTCTTGCACAATGGGCAAACCATCTTCCGAGTGAACTTTCCGGAGGGCAGAAACAGAGAGTAGCTATTGCAAGGGCATTGATAACAAATCCAAAAGTTGTGCTTGCAGATGAGCCTACGGGAGCATTGGACTCTAAAACCACACATGATATTATGAAACTGCTTCAGGATATCAATAATGAAGGAAAAACAATCATTGTTGTAACCCACGAACCGGATGTTGCTGCACAAACCAAAAGAAATGTAATACTGAAGGACGGGATTATTGAAAGTGATGAGTTTATTAAGCAAATTGTGCTTTAG
- a CDS encoding ABC transporter permease gives MFDLDRWQEIFSSIRSNVLRTVLSGFTVALGLFIFIVLFGIGKGLQNAFSEGFAGDAKNLIIFSTGKASLAYKGLQSDRNITMNNSDYDFLINADKKKAGPSSPRYTANLMVKYGKESGLYQINGAQPGEQVIENRKIIDGRYLTDMDLERKLNVAVIGRMVQRDLIKNGSPVGKELDINGTMYKVIGVFSDDGGDRDERHITVPITTLQQMKKGSDTVNIAYITYDDKLTPDQAIKYGDELKDKLKARKSVSPDDENGVRVWNNAKNMNDTFAFMAVLTAIVGFIGMGTLLAGIIGISNIMVYIVKERTKEIGVRKAIGAKPSGIVGLIVQESVVITVVSGLIGVGIGVLTLSLIGDGLEEYFIKSPSVGWGAIIMAFIALIFSGLIAGFVPAYRASRIKPIEALRTE, from the coding sequence ATGTTTGACCTAGATCGTTGGCAGGAAATATTCAGTTCTATCCGGAGTAATGTACTTCGGACGGTGCTTTCAGGGTTCACAGTAGCTTTGGGACTGTTTATTTTCATTGTACTTTTTGGAATTGGAAAAGGACTTCAGAATGCATTCTCTGAAGGATTTGCGGGAGATGCTAAAAATCTTATTATTTTTTCTACAGGAAAAGCATCTTTAGCTTATAAAGGCCTTCAGTCTGATCGAAATATAACAATGAATAACTCAGATTATGACTTTTTAATTAATGCAGATAAGAAGAAAGCTGGACCTTCCAGTCCCAGATATACTGCCAATTTAATGGTGAAATATGGAAAAGAAAGTGGCCTTTATCAGATCAATGGAGCTCAACCTGGGGAACAAGTCATTGAAAACCGAAAGATTATTGATGGCAGGTATCTGACAGATATGGATTTGGAAAGAAAATTAAATGTTGCAGTCATTGGAAGAATGGTTCAGCGGGATTTGATCAAAAATGGAAGCCCGGTAGGAAAAGAGCTCGATATTAATGGGACGATGTATAAGGTCATTGGTGTCTTTTCAGATGATGGAGGAGATAGGGATGAAAGACATATTACCGTTCCGATTACCACTTTACAGCAGATGAAGAAAGGATCTGATACAGTAAATATAGCCTATATCACATACGATGATAAACTGACTCCGGATCAGGCCATTAAGTATGGTGATGAGCTTAAAGATAAATTAAAAGCGAGAAAAAGTGTTTCTCCTGATGATGAAAACGGTGTGCGGGTCTGGAACAATGCGAAAAACATGAATGATACATTTGCATTTATGGCAGTTCTTACAGCAATTGTCGGGTTTATTGGTATGGGTACATTGCTTGCGGGAATTATTGGGATCAGTAATATTATGGTGTATATCGTAAAAGAAAGAACCAAAGAAATTGGAGTACGAAAAGCTATTGGCGCAAAACCAAGTGGAATTGTAGGCCTGATTGTTCAGGAAAGCGTTGTGATTACAGTGGTATCCGGACTTATTGGAGTAGGAATTGGGGTTTTGACATTAAGTCTTATTGGTGATGGTCTTGAAGAATATTTCATCAAAAGTCCGAGCGTTGGATGGGGAGCTATTATTATGGCATTCATTGCTTTGATTTTCTCAGGATTGATCGCAGGATTTGTACCAGCATACAGGGCTTCAAGAATTAAACCGATCGAAGCATTGAGAACAGAGTAA
- a CDS encoding efflux RND transporter periplasmic adaptor subunit produces the protein MKKKFTWKKAIYIVLGLLFAVALFSGLGYLIKSNSKEGEAFLTRKPTIQNMDDKVMATGKIVPKEEIEIKPNIAGIIDKILVKEGDRVEVGQLIATVKIVPSISEVNASQQEVQNAQIQISNAQMNVGNMQKQFEMQEKLYKQGVASKQEYLNSQQQLFSQQQTLKNAQQQLNTAQKRLQIAKTGATPELKGQGLATTEIRSKASGTVLEVPVKAGSQVIEANNFNAGTTICSVADLNVLIFKGEIDEAQAGKLNEGMDMNIVIGALQNKTFPGKLTMIAPKGKDNAGTIKFPVEGNVTNPNNEYIRAGFSANGEIVLSSQKNALLLDESLVQYEKKQGKDVPFVEVKQKDGKFKKVYLKLGASDGINVQILPGSNITKDTEVKVWNPSDKDKEELKEKANKK, from the coding sequence ATGAAAAAGAAATTCACCTGGAAAAAAGCCATTTATATTGTCTTGGGGCTTTTATTTGCAGTGGCATTGTTCTCGGGGCTTGGCTATCTTATAAAATCAAATTCTAAAGAAGGGGAGGCTTTCCTGACCCGTAAGCCAACTATTCAGAATATGGATGATAAAGTAATGGCAACAGGAAAAATTGTTCCCAAAGAAGAAATTGAAATTAAACCCAATATTGCAGGGATTATAGATAAAATCTTAGTAAAAGAAGGAGATAGAGTAGAGGTAGGACAGCTGATTGCTACCGTGAAAATTGTCCCAAGCATCTCTGAAGTAAATGCTTCTCAGCAGGAAGTTCAGAATGCACAGATCCAGATCAGCAACGCCCAGATGAATGTAGGAAATATGCAGAAGCAGTTTGAGATGCAGGAGAAATTATACAAGCAGGGAGTAGCCTCTAAACAGGAATATCTGAACTCTCAGCAGCAGTTATTCTCTCAGCAGCAGACTTTGAAAAATGCCCAGCAGCAATTGAATACTGCTCAGAAAAGATTGCAGATTGCTAAAACAGGTGCTACTCCTGAACTTAAAGGACAGGGCTTAGCTACCACCGAAATTCGTTCCAAAGCTTCAGGTACCGTACTTGAAGTTCCTGTAAAAGCAGGAAGTCAGGTGATTGAAGCCAATAACTTCAACGCAGGTACTACAATCTGTTCAGTGGCAGATCTGAACGTTTTGATTTTTAAAGGTGAAATTGACGAAGCTCAAGCTGGAAAGTTAAACGAAGGCATGGATATGAATATCGTAATCGGTGCTTTACAAAACAAAACTTTTCCAGGAAAACTTACCATGATCGCGCCTAAAGGAAAGGATAATGCAGGAACTATTAAATTTCCGGTAGAAGGAAACGTAACTAATCCTAATAATGAGTATATTAGAGCAGGTTTTTCTGCAAACGGTGAAATTGTTTTGAGTTCTCAGAAAAATGCTTTATTATTGGATGAATCTTTAGTTCAGTATGAAAAGAAACAAGGTAAAGATGTTCCTTTTGTAGAAGTGAAACAAAAAGACGGGAAATTCAAGAAAGTATACTTGAAATTGGGAGCAAGTGACGGTATCAACGTTCAGATTCTTCCGGGATCAAACATTACAAAAGACACTGAAGTAAAAGTTTGGAATCCATCTGATAAAGACAAAGAAGAGCTGAAAGAAAAAGCGAATAAAAAATAA
- a CDS encoding T9SS type A sorting domain-containing protein — MKKLLITLWVSGFSIAYSQNLNFSDSKFKALLLSSNTTNQIAQDFNGNSIAIDSNGDGEIQPSEAQQIKVLTIRLDSDQMYIDPNGSPFDPNNINSTYYNTHLPDGISDAILFSNLEELYFWNTKTANISFTNNTKIKKVQGRPFYYDLSQGGQYMASPINLSFDNCSGIQNIADIIAYQISGNPWYPDENSLRIKNCHQINNDALISSAELRELYIENSSIQTLTFDSCKFLEKIVVPNLNTLTRISVTGGFTSSGNSEQNIELIANNCINLQEIIADTDHYESTGSYFSNVNLTGCSSLKKIMGLNAPSIDFSMAGLINLEELDCSFYNRYLYSTTSGIYFGDVNSLNLVGLPKLKTLKAFNQKITNTINFSVAQKLESIDLTNSCGYMNTVNTNNLSHLHTLKTDRFITNGTQGANNLQNIFTKNCIALTNFAFDNNNELKKLDLENCPGLQNLSIGAMFSNLEEINLSQCTGFKDIVVSNTKISALDTKDCASLQSLSLSYNDLLASVNTSNNTNLESLTLANLPLLAQINTSDNINLKNVHFNTCPQITQLDLSTSSHLESVTLWNMSNLNSANLRNGSIEDFIDFTNNNSNLSVCVDDAQLNELQTMYPDVTFTTNCSNSFLKSDNPSFKTKQIKVFPNPVKDILQISADTPIKNIKLIDFQERILLDRNFNQANVSIDLSGYPTAVYIIKITTDKTQVTKKIIKK; from the coding sequence ATGAAAAAACTTTTAATTACCTTATGGGTAAGCGGATTTTCTATCGCTTACTCTCAGAATCTGAACTTTTCTGATTCAAAATTTAAAGCTTTACTTCTAAGCTCAAATACAACTAACCAGATTGCACAAGACTTTAATGGTAATTCTATTGCCATAGACAGTAACGGAGATGGAGAAATCCAGCCTTCAGAAGCGCAACAGATTAAAGTTCTGACAATCAGGTTAGATTCTGACCAAATGTATATTGATCCTAATGGCAGCCCATTTGATCCGAATAATATCAATAGTACATACTATAACACCCATCTGCCGGACGGGATTTCGGATGCCATATTGTTCTCCAATCTCGAGGAACTTTATTTCTGGAATACCAAGACTGCCAACATCAGCTTTACAAACAACACTAAAATCAAAAAAGTACAGGGAAGACCTTTTTATTATGACTTATCACAGGGAGGTCAATATATGGCTTCTCCTATTAACCTTTCTTTTGATAACTGCTCAGGGATTCAGAATATTGCCGATATCATCGCCTATCAGATCTCCGGTAATCCATGGTATCCTGATGAAAACAGCTTAAGGATAAAAAACTGCCATCAAATAAACAATGATGCATTGATTAGTTCCGCAGAGCTTAGAGAATTGTATATTGAAAATTCCAGTATTCAAACTCTTACATTTGATTCCTGTAAATTTCTGGAAAAGATTGTCGTTCCTAATCTGAATACTTTGACTAGAATATCAGTAACAGGAGGTTTCACCTCTTCAGGCAATTCAGAACAGAATATTGAGCTGATTGCCAATAATTGCATAAACCTGCAGGAAATCATTGCAGATACGGATCATTATGAATCAACAGGGTCATATTTCTCCAATGTAAACCTTACTGGTTGCTCTTCCTTAAAGAAAATAATGGGCCTGAATGCTCCATCTATTGATTTTAGTATGGCAGGACTGATTAATCTTGAAGAATTAGACTGTTCTTTCTATAACAGATATCTATACTCTACCACTTCCGGAATTTATTTCGGAGATGTAAATAGCTTAAACCTTGTGGGTCTTCCAAAACTAAAAACCCTGAAAGCTTTCAATCAAAAGATCACCAATACTATCAACTTCAGTGTTGCCCAAAAATTGGAAAGCATTGATCTTACCAATTCCTGCGGATATATGAATACGGTAAACACCAATAACCTTTCCCATCTGCATACCTTAAAAACAGATCGTTTTATAACCAACGGGACACAAGGAGCAAACAATCTTCAGAACATTTTCACTAAAAACTGTATTGCACTCACAAATTTTGCTTTCGACAATAATAACGAATTAAAAAAACTCGATTTAGAAAACTGTCCAGGCTTGCAGAATTTATCAATCGGGGCTATGTTCTCGAACTTAGAAGAAATCAACCTCAGCCAATGTACCGGGTTTAAAGATATTGTGGTAAGCAATACAAAAATATCCGCTCTAGACACCAAAGACTGTGCTTCTCTGCAATCATTAAGCCTTTCTTACAATGATCTCCTTGCTTCAGTCAATACTTCAAATAATACGAATTTAGAATCATTGACATTGGCAAATCTGCCTTTGCTTGCCCAGATCAACACTTCCGATAATATTAATCTGAAGAATGTACATTTTAATACCTGTCCTCAGATTACTCAACTTGATCTTTCCACATCATCACATCTGGAATCTGTTACTTTATGGAATATGTCTAATCTTAATTCTGCTAATCTGAGAAATGGTTCAATAGAAGATTTCATTGATTTTACCAATAACAACTCTAATTTATCAGTTTGCGTGGATGATGCACAATTGAATGAACTTCAGACAATGTACCCTGATGTCACATTCACCACAAACTGCAGCAATTCTTTCCTGAAGAGCGACAATCCAAGCTTCAAGACAAAACAGATCAAAGTTTTCCCTAATCCGGTAAAAGACATCCTGCAAATCAGCGCCGATACTCCTATAAAAAACATTAAACTTATTGATTTTCAAGAAAGGATTCTTTTGGACAGAAACTTCAATCAAGCTAATGTAAGTATTGATCTTTCAGGCTATCCTACTGCTGTTTATATCATAAAAATCACGACTGATAAGACTCAGGTTACGAAAAAAATCATTAAAAAATAA
- a CDS encoding ribonucleoside-diphosphate reductase subunit alpha — MEEQNSNIWWLNEESEQMLNRGYLLKGETVDGAIDRITTAAAKRLYKPELQPAFKEMITKGWISFSSPVWANMGTERGLPISCFNAHIPDSIEGITHKMGEVIMQTKIGGGTSGYFGELRNRGTAVTDNGKSSGAVSFMKLFDTAMDVVSQGGVRRGAFAAYLDIDHGDIEEFLSIKDIGSPIQNLFTGVCVPDYWMQDMIDGDMEKRKVWARVLESRQQKGLPYIFFTDNVNRNKPQVYKDLGMTVNASNLCSEIMLPSTMEESFICCLSSMNLELYDEWKDTDAVKLAVYFLDAVLSEFIDKTEGNYYLQGARNFAMRHRALGLGVLGYHSYLQKNMIPFESFEATQFNARAFRHIKDQAEQASRELANIYGEPEVLKGYGLRNTTTMAIAPTTSSSAILGQTSPGIEPFSSNYYKAGLAKGNFMRKNKYLAKLLKEKGLDNEETWRTIMLNHGSVQHLNELTPEEKAVFKTFKEISPMEIISQAAQRQQYIDQAQSLNLQIPSTMPVKDVNYLYIEAWKKGVKTLYYQRSSSVSKEMMVNFVSCSSCEA, encoded by the coding sequence ATGGAAGAGCAAAATTCAAATATATGGTGGCTCAATGAAGAGTCTGAGCAGATGCTGAACAGAGGATATCTGTTGAAAGGTGAAACGGTAGATGGTGCTATCGACAGAATTACCACTGCTGCTGCAAAAAGGTTATACAAACCTGAACTTCAACCGGCATTCAAAGAAATGATTACAAAAGGATGGATCAGTTTTTCTTCTCCTGTATGGGCAAATATGGGAACAGAAAGAGGTCTTCCTATCTCATGTTTCAACGCTCACATTCCGGACAGTATTGAAGGGATTACTCACAAAATGGGTGAAGTAATCATGCAGACTAAAATCGGAGGGGGTACTTCAGGATATTTTGGAGAATTAAGAAACAGAGGAACAGCGGTAACTGATAACGGAAAGTCTTCAGGAGCCGTTTCATTCATGAAGCTTTTTGATACGGCTATGGACGTTGTTTCACAAGGAGGAGTAAGAAGAGGTGCTTTTGCTGCTTACTTAGATATTGACCACGGAGATATAGAAGAATTTTTATCTATTAAAGATATTGGTAGCCCGATTCAGAACCTGTTTACCGGAGTATGTGTACCAGATTACTGGATGCAGGACATGATAGACGGTGATATGGAGAAACGTAAAGTTTGGGCAAGAGTATTGGAAAGCCGCCAGCAAAAAGGTCTTCCATATATTTTCTTCACAGACAACGTAAACAGAAATAAACCTCAGGTTTATAAAGATTTAGGAATGACGGTGAATGCAAGTAACCTTTGTTCTGAAATCATGCTTCCATCTACTATGGAAGAATCTTTCATCTGCTGTCTGTCTTCCATGAACCTTGAACTGTATGATGAGTGGAAAGATACAGATGCTGTAAAATTAGCAGTATATTTCCTTGATGCTGTGTTATCCGAGTTTATTGACAAAACTGAAGGGAACTATTACCTACAGGGAGCAAGAAACTTTGCAATGCGTCACAGAGCTCTTGGATTAGGAGTTTTAGGATACCATTCTTATTTACAGAAAAATATGATTCCGTTTGAAAGCTTTGAGGCAACTCAGTTCAACGCAAGAGCATTCAGACATATTAAAGATCAGGCTGAGCAGGCTTCAAGAGAGCTTGCCAACATCTATGGAGAACCAGAAGTATTGAAAGGATACGGATTAAGAAATACCACAACAATGGCTATTGCTCCTACCACTTCAAGCTCTGCAATCTTAGGACAGACTTCTCCGGGAATTGAGCCTTTCTCTTCCAACTATTATAAAGCAGGTCTTGCTAAAGGAAACTTTATGCGTAAGAATAAATATCTTGCAAAATTATTGAAAGAAAAAGGATTGGATAACGAAGAAACATGGAGAACAATCATGCTCAACCATGGATCTGTACAGCACCTGAATGAGCTTACTCCTGAAGAAAAGGCAGTATTCAAAACATTCAAAGAAATTTCTCCAATGGAGATCATCTCTCAGGCAGCACAGAGACAGCAATACATTGACCAGGCACAGTCACTGAATCTTCAGATTCCTTCTACAATGCCTGTAAAAGATGTTAACTACCTTTATATTGAAGCTTGGAAAAAAGGAGTAAAAACACTTTACTACCAAAGAAGTTCATCTGTTTCAAAAGAAATGATGGTTAACTTCGTGTCATGTTCAAGCTGTGAAGCATAA